One part of the Pandoraea faecigallinarum genome encodes these proteins:
- a CDS encoding IscS subfamily cysteine desulfurase — MKNDTLNLPIYMDYSATTPIDPRVVDKMLPYLREQFGNPASRSHSFGWAAEQAVEEAREEVAKLVNADPREIVWTSGATESNNLAIKGAAHFYQGKGKHLITVKTEHKAVLDTMRELEREGFEVTYLDVKDDGLLDLEVFKAALRPDTILVSVMAVNNEIGVIQDIATIGEICREKGIVFHVDAAQATGKMPLDLAALKVDLMSFSAHKTYGPKGIGALYVRRKPRVRIEAQIHGGGHERGMRSGTLATHQIVGMGEAFRLAREEMAVENERIRMLRDRLLTGLTEMEEVYVNGDMEQRVPHNLNISFNFVEGESLIMAIKDVAVSSGSACTSASLEPSYVLRALGRNDELAHSSIRFTVGRFTTEQEVDYVVELLKSKIGKLRDLSPLWEMYKDGVDLNSIQWAAH; from the coding sequence ATGAAAAACGACACCCTCAACCTCCCCATCTACATGGACTACAGCGCCACGACGCCGATTGACCCCCGCGTCGTGGACAAGATGTTGCCGTACCTGCGCGAGCAGTTCGGCAACCCGGCGTCGCGCAGCCACTCGTTCGGCTGGGCTGCCGAGCAAGCGGTGGAAGAGGCGCGCGAGGAAGTCGCCAAGCTGGTGAACGCCGATCCGCGCGAAATCGTATGGACGTCGGGCGCGACCGAGTCGAACAACCTCGCCATCAAGGGGGCTGCGCACTTCTATCAAGGCAAGGGCAAGCATCTCATCACCGTGAAAACCGAGCACAAGGCGGTGCTCGACACGATGCGCGAACTTGAGCGCGAAGGGTTCGAAGTCACTTACCTGGACGTCAAGGACGACGGTCTGCTGGATCTGGAAGTCTTCAAGGCAGCCCTGCGCCCGGACACGATTCTCGTGTCGGTCATGGCCGTGAACAACGAAATCGGCGTGATTCAGGATATCGCGACGATTGGGGAAATCTGCCGGGAGAAGGGCATCGTTTTCCACGTCGATGCCGCTCAGGCAACGGGCAAGATGCCGCTCGACCTGGCTGCGCTGAAGGTCGATCTGATGTCGTTCTCGGCGCACAAGACGTATGGTCCGAAGGGGATCGGCGCACTGTATGTGCGTCGCAAGCCGCGCGTGCGTATCGAAGCGCAGATTCACGGCGGCGGCCATGAACGCGGCATGCGTTCGGGTACGCTGGCCACGCACCAGATCGTGGGCATGGGCGAAGCGTTCCGCCTGGCTCGCGAAGAAATGGCCGTCGAGAACGAGCGCATTCGTATGCTGCGCGATCGTCTGCTGACCGGCCTGACGGAAATGGAAGAAGTGTATGTGAACGGCGACATGGAACAGCGTGTCCCGCACAACCTGAATATCAGCTTCAATTTTGTCGAAGGCGAATCGCTGATCATGGCGATCAAGGATGTGGCGGTGTCGTCGGGTTCGGCGTGCACGTCGGCCTCGCTCGAGCCTTCGTACGTTCTGCGCGCACTGGGTCGCAACGACGAACTGGCGCACAGCTCGATTCGCTTCACGGTGGGTCGCTTCACGACCGAGCAGGAAGTCGACTATGTGGTCGAACTGCTCAAGAGCAAGATCGGCAAGCTGCGCGATCTGTCGCCGCTGTGGGAAATGTACAAGGACGGGGTCGATCTGAATTCGATCCAGTGGGCCGCACACTGA
- a CDS encoding amino acid aminotransferase codes for MTLFSAVELAPRDPILGLNEAYNADHRTNKVNLGVGVYFNAEGKLPLLKAVKAAEEQRVAAGLPRGYLPMEGIAAYDKAVQEMLFGKESPVLAEGRVVTAQALGGTGALKIGADFLKQLNPNATVAISDPSWENHRALFSTAGFNVVSYPYYDAASHGVNLTGMLDMLGKEPEGTIVVLHACCHNPTGVDLTMEQWAQVVDVVKARKLVPFLDIAYQGFGDGIDADAAVVRLFAAAGLNFFVSSSFSKSFSLYGERVGALSIVTGNKDESARVLSQLKRVIRTNYSNPPTHGGSVVAAVLGNAELRALWEEELAEMRERIRAMRLALVEKLRAHGVDRDFSFVIKQRGMFSYSGLSADQVERLREEFGIYAVSTGRICVAALNDKNIDHVASAIAQVLR; via the coding sequence ATGACCCTCTTTTCCGCTGTCGAACTCGCCCCGCGCGACCCCATTCTTGGCCTGAACGAAGCCTACAACGCCGATCACCGTACCAATAAGGTGAACCTGGGCGTGGGCGTGTATTTCAATGCAGAGGGCAAACTGCCGCTGCTCAAGGCCGTGAAGGCAGCGGAAGAACAACGTGTGGCAGCCGGTCTGCCGCGCGGCTATCTGCCGATGGAAGGTATTGCCGCCTACGACAAGGCCGTGCAGGAAATGCTGTTCGGCAAGGAATCGCCCGTGCTGGCCGAAGGCCGCGTGGTCACCGCCCAGGCGCTGGGCGGCACCGGCGCGCTGAAGATCGGCGCCGACTTCCTCAAGCAACTGAACCCGAACGCCACGGTCGCCATCAGCGATCCGAGCTGGGAAAACCACCGTGCCCTGTTCTCGACCGCCGGCTTCAACGTCGTGTCGTACCCGTACTACGACGCCGCATCGCATGGCGTGAACCTGACCGGCATGCTCGACATGCTGGGCAAGGAGCCGGAAGGCACGATCGTCGTGCTGCACGCTTGCTGCCACAACCCGACCGGCGTCGACCTGACGATGGAACAATGGGCGCAAGTCGTGGACGTCGTGAAGGCGCGCAAGCTGGTGCCGTTCCTCGACATCGCCTATCAGGGCTTCGGCGACGGCATCGATGCCGACGCCGCCGTGGTTCGCCTGTTCGCTGCCGCCGGCCTGAACTTCTTCGTTTCGAGCTCGTTCTCGAAGTCGTTCTCGCTGTACGGTGAACGCGTTGGCGCGCTGTCCATCGTGACCGGCAACAAGGACGAGTCGGCCCGCGTGCTCTCGCAACTCAAGCGCGTGATCCGCACGAACTATTCGAACCCGCCGACGCACGGCGGCTCGGTGGTTGCCGCAGTGCTGGGCAACGCCGAACTGCGCGCCCTGTGGGAAGAGGAACTGGCCGAAATGCGCGAGCGGATCCGCGCGATGCGTCTGGCCCTGGTCGAAAAGCTCCGCGCCCATGGGGTGGACCGCGACTTCTCGTTCGTGATCAAGCAACGCGGCATGTTCTCGTACTCGGGCCTGAGCGCCGATCAGGTCGAACGCCTGCGTGAAGAGTTCGGTATCTACGCCGTCAGTACCGGCCGCATCTGCGTTGCCGCGCTCAACGACAAAAACATCGATCACGTCGCTTCGGCAATCGCTCAGGTCCTGCGCTAA
- a CDS encoding DUF3565 domain-containing protein — translation MRPSSAPLRKIIGFRQDGEGQWVARLACGHGQHVRHLPPWQIRAWTQSPAGREAMLGSELPCRKCERGEPSDE, via the coding sequence ATGCGGCCCTCATCGGCGCCACTGCGCAAGATCATCGGTTTTCGGCAAGACGGCGAAGGCCAATGGGTGGCGCGACTGGCATGCGGGCATGGGCAACATGTCCGGCATCTTCCTCCGTGGCAGATCCGGGCATGGACGCAAAGTCCCGCCGGCCGTGAGGCGATGCTCGGCAGTGAACTGCCTTGCCGCAAATGCGAGCGTGGCGAGCCCTCCGACGAATGA
- the iscR gene encoding Fe-S cluster assembly transcriptional regulator IscR yields the protein MRLTTKGRFAVTAMIDLAMRQDAGPVTLAGISQRQRISLSYLEQLFGKLRRHEIVESVRGPGGGYSLARRAEEVTVADIIIAVDEPLDATQCGSKGNCEKGQDGHRGHCMTHELWATLNQKMVEYLDSVSLRDLVEQQRSKQAQQAVLRDTRESGNSNQTMTTRIPNSVFDMARS from the coding sequence ATGAGACTTACCACGAAAGGCCGTTTCGCCGTCACGGCGATGATCGACCTGGCCATGCGCCAGGACGCGGGTCCCGTGACGCTTGCGGGCATTAGTCAGCGTCAGCGAATTTCCCTCTCTTACCTGGAACAACTGTTCGGTAAGCTGCGCCGCCACGAGATCGTGGAAAGCGTGCGCGGCCCCGGCGGTGGTTACAGTCTCGCGCGCCGCGCGGAAGAGGTGACGGTCGCCGACATCATTATTGCGGTCGACGAACCGCTCGACGCCACACAGTGCGGCAGCAAGGGCAACTGCGAGAAGGGCCAGGACGGTCATCGCGGCCACTGCATGACGCATGAGCTGTGGGCAACGCTCAACCAGAAGATGGTCGAGTATCTTGATTCCGTTTCGCTGCGCGACCTCGTCGAGCAGCAACGCAGCAAGCAGGCCCAGCAGGCTGTGCTGCGCGACACGCGCGAGTCCGGTAACAGCAACCAGACAATGACGACGCGTATCCCCAATTCGGTCTTTGATATGGCCCGTTCATAA
- the iscU gene encoding Fe-S cluster assembly scaffold IscU, producing MSYSKEVLDHYENPRNVGSFEKGDDAVGTGMVGAPACGDVMKLQIRVNEAGVIEDAKFKTYGCGSAIASSSLVTEWVKGKTLDQALEIKNTEIAQELALPPVKIHCSILAEDAIKAAVADYKQKHGQTAETAKAA from the coding sequence ATGTCGTACAGCAAGGAAGTTCTGGATCACTACGAAAACCCGCGTAACGTCGGTTCGTTCGAGAAGGGCGACGACGCCGTCGGTACGGGCATGGTCGGCGCACCCGCCTGCGGCGACGTGATGAAGCTGCAAATCCGCGTGAACGAAGCCGGCGTGATCGAAGACGCCAAGTTCAAGACCTACGGTTGCGGCTCGGCCATCGCTTCGTCGTCGTTGGTGACGGAGTGGGTTAAAGGCAAGACCCTGGATCAGGCGCTCGAGATCAAGAACACCGAAATCGCGCAGGAACTGGCGCTGCCGCCGGTGAAGATTCACTGCTCGATTCTGGCTGAAGACGCCATCAAGGCGGCGGTCGCCGACTACAAGCAGAAGCACGGCCAGACGGCTGAAACGGCCAAGGCTGCGTAA
- a CDS encoding site-specific recombinase, which yields MLNSLRSYWRKWRASRHAGHQLDELLAHADPSAPLAVRNQWLIELAHWVQKRGAIVNEDRAQGEAARYRPHTRLRYLLQMLDRNPQWRLPVARSLRSVINDSDAISLLCDTGMPVRPGFWGALAERIEKALIPPPPTRRDLSALCALMFPDGDAADWIGAMPPDLLGDLIALLHYGEAEDAQTDWNPFAEDLLAAMHHLVDQIASTGMSQAVRSRLTYSRVTDSPFYRLGRAMQTLEDAGQEFAHGAPPSQLFVQRINVFRALLDDCGRAIREVYAHLDENGVSVDIVFQVERAKTRIRRLERLLEAWLTYGDRGERAAARVRLVADLVRANRASQSVGELARTSFGLLARKVVERSAETGEHYIARNRGEYFSMLKMACGGGLVTVVTVYIKFLIAGAHLPTVVEGFLAGANYALCFVFMHFCHFTLATKQPAMTAPAIASKLDDVDTPEGMDAFVGEVIALVRTQAAAIFGNLAMVFPFCLLVQWAVSSALGVNTISPEKAHATLHSFSILGVTPFFAALTGVLLWCSSLISGWADNWFALHGIGDVLAYNRRLRFVFGRNGAARFADWCRRHIAPVLGNLTLGFMLGLVPAVLTAFALPFEVRHVTLSTGSIATSMGVLGMPVLHDPALWLAFAGVATMGLLNVGVSFALAFHMALRSRPLRLGDRRQIHRAIWRAVLRNPLVLLFPPRVPQMDVRPEK from the coding sequence ATGCTCAATTCGCTTCGTTCGTACTGGCGCAAATGGCGCGCTTCGCGTCATGCCGGCCATCAACTCGACGAACTGCTCGCGCACGCCGATCCGTCTGCGCCGCTGGCGGTCCGTAATCAATGGCTCATCGAATTGGCGCATTGGGTGCAAAAGCGTGGAGCGATCGTCAATGAAGATCGTGCGCAAGGCGAGGCGGCCCGGTATCGGCCGCATACCCGCTTGCGCTATCTGCTGCAAATGCTCGATCGGAACCCGCAGTGGCGATTGCCGGTGGCCCGTTCGTTGCGTAGCGTCATCAACGACAGCGATGCGATTTCCTTACTATGCGACACCGGCATGCCGGTGCGCCCGGGGTTTTGGGGGGCATTGGCCGAGCGAATCGAAAAGGCGCTGATTCCGCCCCCGCCGACGCGGCGCGACCTGTCGGCGCTGTGCGCGCTGATGTTTCCGGACGGTGACGCGGCCGACTGGATCGGCGCGATGCCACCCGACCTTTTGGGCGATCTCATTGCGTTGCTGCATTACGGCGAGGCCGAAGATGCACAGACCGACTGGAACCCGTTTGCCGAAGACCTGCTCGCCGCCATGCACCACCTCGTCGATCAGATCGCATCGACCGGGATGTCGCAGGCCGTGCGCTCTCGCCTGACGTATTCGCGCGTTACCGATTCGCCGTTTTATCGGCTCGGGCGCGCCATGCAGACACTGGAAGACGCGGGGCAGGAGTTCGCGCACGGGGCACCGCCCTCGCAACTGTTCGTGCAGCGGATCAACGTCTTTCGCGCCCTGCTGGACGATTGCGGGCGTGCCATACGCGAGGTGTACGCGCATTTGGACGAGAACGGTGTCAGCGTAGACATCGTGTTTCAGGTCGAGCGCGCCAAAACGCGGATTCGCCGGCTCGAACGCTTGCTGGAGGCCTGGTTGACGTACGGGGACCGCGGTGAACGGGCCGCCGCTCGCGTGCGACTGGTCGCGGATCTGGTGCGGGCCAATCGAGCGAGCCAGAGCGTGGGGGAACTGGCCCGCACGTCGTTTGGATTGCTTGCGCGTAAGGTCGTCGAGCGCAGCGCCGAGACGGGCGAGCATTACATCGCCCGGAACCGCGGCGAATATTTTTCGATGCTGAAGATGGCCTGCGGTGGCGGTCTGGTGACCGTGGTGACCGTCTACATCAAATTTCTGATTGCCGGTGCGCACCTGCCCACGGTGGTCGAGGGGTTTCTCGCAGGCGCCAACTATGCGCTGTGCTTCGTGTTCATGCATTTCTGCCATTTCACGTTGGCGACCAAACAACCGGCGATGACGGCACCCGCCATTGCCAGCAAGCTGGACGACGTCGACACGCCCGAAGGCATGGACGCCTTCGTAGGAGAAGTGATCGCGCTGGTGCGTACGCAGGCAGCGGCGATTTTCGGGAATCTGGCGATGGTCTTCCCGTTCTGTCTGCTGGTGCAATGGGCCGTGTCGTCAGCGCTTGGCGTGAACACAATTTCTCCGGAGAAGGCGCACGCGACGTTGCATTCGTTCTCGATTCTCGGAGTGACGCCGTTCTTTGCGGCCTTAACGGGTGTGCTGCTCTGGTGTTCGAGCCTGATTTCCGGATGGGCCGACAACTGGTTTGCGTTGCACGGCATCGGCGACGTACTTGCGTACAACCGTCGTCTGCGGTTTGTTTTCGGACGAAATGGGGCTGCGCGATTTGCGGACTGGTGCCGCCGGCATATTGCGCCAGTGCTCGGCAATCTCACGCTGGGTTTCATGTTGGGGCTGGTTCCGGCGGTGTTGACAGCCTTTGCCCTGCCGTTCGAAGTCCGTCACGTGACGCTGTCGACCGGCTCGATCGCCACGTCGATGGGCGTGCTTGGTATGCCGGTATTGCACGATCCGGCGCTCTGGCTCGCCTTCGCAGGCGTTGCGACGATGGGGCTGCTCAACGTCGGCGTCAGTTTTGCGTTAGCATTCCACATGGCGCTCAGATCGCGTCCACTGCGATTGGGCGACCGTCGGCAAATCCACCGCGCCATCTGGCGCGCCGTGCTGCGCAATCCTCTGGTGCTGTTGTTTCCGCCGCGTGTTCCGCAAATGGACGTTCGTCCCGAAAAATAA
- the hscB gene encoding Fe-S protein assembly co-chaperone HscB: MSALTDNYFTLFDLPQGFALDTDALEAAYRAVQSRVHPDRFASASDAERRVAMQWAAQANAAYRTLRDPLQRATYLLTLQGIDVGAENNTAMAPDFLMQQMEWREAIDDAVAARNVGALDALARSLRDDRRVRLAKLGDWLDSAAWQPAAEAVRQLMFIVRAEEDIAQRIEMLENV, from the coding sequence ATGAGTGCATTGACTGACAACTATTTCACGCTGTTCGATCTGCCGCAGGGCTTCGCGCTCGATACCGATGCGCTCGAGGCCGCGTACCGTGCCGTGCAATCGCGCGTGCACCCGGATCGATTCGCGAGTGCGAGCGATGCTGAGCGTCGTGTCGCCATGCAATGGGCTGCGCAGGCGAACGCCGCGTACCGTACGCTGCGCGATCCGTTGCAGCGTGCCACCTATTTGCTGACGTTGCAGGGCATCGACGTGGGCGCGGAGAACAACACCGCGATGGCCCCCGATTTCCTGATGCAGCAAATGGAGTGGCGTGAAGCGATCGACGACGCCGTTGCGGCGCGTAACGTCGGTGCGCTCGACGCGCTGGCCAGATCGCTGCGCGACGACCGTCGTGTGCGGCTCGCCAAACTCGGCGACTGGCTCGACAGCGCGGCGTGGCAACCGGCGGCGGAAGCCGTTCGGCAACTGATGTTCATTGTGCGCGCGGAGGAAGACATCGCGCAGCGCATCGAAATGCTGGAAAACGTGTGA
- the iscA gene encoding iron-sulfur cluster assembly protein IscA, translated as MAITLTEKAAQHVSRYLARRGKGVGLRLGVKTTGCSGLAYKLEYADDVAGEDTVFESHGVKVIVDPKSLPYIDGTELDFAREGLNEGFRFNNPNVKDECGCGESFRV; from the coding sequence ATGGCCATTACATTGACCGAGAAGGCCGCGCAGCACGTTTCGCGTTATCTGGCGCGGCGCGGCAAGGGCGTGGGCCTGCGGCTGGGCGTGAAGACGACCGGCTGCTCGGGCCTGGCCTATAAGCTGGAGTACGCAGACGACGTGGCGGGCGAAGATACGGTCTTCGAAAGCCACGGCGTGAAGGTAATCGTCGATCCCAAGAGTCTGCCGTATATCGACGGCACCGAGCTCGACTTCGCGCGCGAAGGCCTGAACGAAGGGTTCCGCTTCAACAACCCGAACGTGAAGGACGAGTGCGGCTGCGGTGAGTCGTTCCGCGTCTGA
- a CDS encoding low molecular weight protein-tyrosine-phosphatase — MKKTSVLFVCMGNICRSPTADGIFRDRIERAGLRGIVEIDSAGTHSYHIGHAPDARTQAAAQRRGYDLSALRARRVQASDFERFEWIVAMDNANVAELMLRCPPEFRHKIVRLMDFAARHDATEVPDPYYGGAQGFETVLDYIEDGLDGFLAHLGAAD, encoded by the coding sequence ATGAAGAAGACTTCGGTCCTGTTTGTCTGCATGGGCAACATTTGTCGTTCCCCGACCGCCGACGGCATATTTCGTGATCGCATCGAGCGCGCAGGGCTGCGCGGTATCGTGGAGATCGATTCGGCCGGCACGCACAGCTATCACATCGGTCATGCGCCCGATGCGCGCACGCAAGCCGCCGCCCAACGGCGTGGCTACGACCTCAGTGCGTTGCGGGCGCGTCGTGTGCAGGCGAGCGACTTTGAGCGGTTCGAATGGATCGTTGCCATGGACAACGCTAACGTTGCCGAACTGATGCTGCGTTGTCCGCCCGAATTTCGTCACAAGATCGTACGGTTGATGGATTTTGCGGCGCGTCACGATGCGACCGAAGTGCCGGATCCCTATTACGGCGGTGCGCAAGGATTTGAAACCGTGCTCGACTATATTGAAGACGGTCTGGATGGCTTTCTCGCCCACTTGGGGGCGGCCGATTGA
- the uvrB gene encoding excinuclease ABC subunit UvrB — MTPAADNDLDESKFLTFPDSPYQLYCPFPAAGDQPTAIAQLAEGIDDGLAFQTLLGVTGSGKTFTMANVIARMGRPAIVFAPNKTLAAQLYSEFREFFPRNAVEYFVSYYDYYQPEAYVPQRDLFIEKDSSVNEHIEQMRLSATKSLLERRDVVIVATVSAIYGIGNPSEYHQMILTVRQGDKLGQREIIARLIAMQYTRNETDFGRGTFRVRGDTIDIFPAEHAELALRVELFDDEVDSLQLFDPLTGRVRQKVPRFTVYPSSHYVTPRDTVLRAIETIKDELRERLDFFYKEGKLVEAQRLEQRTRFDLEMLQELGFCKGIENYSRHLSGAAPGEPPPTLVDYLPPDALMFLDESHVLIGQFNGMYNGDRARKENLVNYGFRLPSALDNRPLKFAEYERKMRQAIFVSATPADYEAKRTGQVVEQVVRPTGLVDPTIEVRPARTQVDDVLSEINKRVAVQERVLVTTLTKRMAEQLTEYLSDNGVKVRYLHSDIDTVERVEIIRDLRLGAFDVLVGINLLREGLDIPEVSLVAILDADKEGFLRAERSLIQTIGRAARNVNGTAILYADKMTDSMKRAIGETERRRAKQMAYNEAHGIVPQGVKKRIKDIIDGVYDPQDAKAELAEAKEQAHYQDMSEKQLAREIKKLEKQMQEHARNLEFEKAAKVRDQLLHIKALVFGTDGASEAELGPKA; from the coding sequence ATGACTCCTGCGGCTGACAACGATCTCGACGAAAGCAAGTTTCTGACGTTTCCGGATTCGCCCTATCAGCTGTACTGCCCGTTCCCCGCGGCAGGCGATCAGCCAACGGCGATCGCACAATTGGCCGAGGGCATCGACGACGGACTTGCCTTCCAGACCCTGCTTGGCGTGACGGGCTCGGGCAAGACATTCACGATGGCCAACGTCATCGCCCGCATGGGGCGGCCCGCCATCGTGTTTGCACCGAACAAGACACTCGCCGCGCAGTTGTACTCGGAGTTTCGCGAGTTCTTCCCGCGAAACGCGGTGGAGTATTTTGTCTCCTACTACGACTACTACCAGCCGGAAGCGTACGTTCCGCAGCGCGATCTCTTCATCGAGAAGGATTCGTCGGTCAACGAGCACATCGAACAGATGCGTTTGTCGGCGACCAAAAGCCTGCTGGAGCGGCGTGACGTCGTGATCGTGGCGACCGTATCCGCGATCTACGGTATCGGGAATCCGAGCGAATATCACCAGATGATTCTGACCGTGCGCCAGGGGGACAAACTGGGGCAGCGCGAAATCATCGCACGGCTGATTGCGATGCAGTACACCCGCAACGAGACGGATTTCGGCCGCGGCACGTTCCGCGTGCGCGGCGACACCATCGATATCTTCCCGGCGGAACACGCCGAGTTGGCGCTGCGTGTCGAATTGTTCGACGACGAGGTCGATTCGCTGCAATTGTTCGATCCCCTCACCGGGCGCGTGCGTCAGAAGGTGCCGCGATTTACGGTGTATCCGTCCTCGCACTACGTCACGCCGCGCGACACGGTGCTGCGCGCCATCGAAACGATCAAGGACGAATTGCGCGAGCGCCTGGACTTTTTTTACAAGGAAGGCAAGCTGGTCGAAGCGCAGCGTCTCGAGCAGCGCACCCGCTTCGATCTGGAGATGTTGCAGGAGCTTGGGTTCTGCAAGGGCATCGAGAACTACTCACGCCATTTGTCCGGCGCTGCGCCCGGCGAACCGCCCCCGACGCTCGTCGATTATTTGCCGCCCGACGCGCTGATGTTCCTCGACGAATCGCACGTGCTCATCGGCCAGTTCAATGGCATGTACAACGGTGACCGGGCGCGTAAGGAAAATCTCGTCAATTACGGCTTCCGGCTGCCCTCGGCGCTCGATAACCGCCCGCTCAAATTTGCGGAGTACGAACGCAAGATGCGTCAGGCGATCTTCGTCTCGGCAACGCCCGCGGATTACGAGGCAAAACGCACCGGGCAGGTCGTGGAGCAGGTGGTACGGCCCACAGGGCTGGTCGATCCGACTATCGAGGTACGCCCCGCGCGCACGCAGGTCGATGACGTGCTCTCCGAAATCAACAAGCGAGTGGCGGTGCAAGAGCGCGTACTCGTCACGACGCTGACGAAGCGCATGGCCGAGCAATTGACCGAGTACCTGTCGGACAACGGCGTGAAGGTCCGTTATCTGCATAGTGACATCGACACCGTCGAGCGCGTAGAGATCATCCGTGACCTGCGTCTGGGCGCGTTCGACGTGCTCGTCGGGATCAACCTGTTGCGCGAGGGGCTGGATATTCCGGAAGTCTCTTTGGTGGCGATTCTCGACGCCGACAAGGAAGGTTTCCTGCGCGCGGAGCGGTCGTTGATCCAGACGATCGGACGCGCGGCGCGTAACGTCAACGGCACGGCCATTCTGTATGCCGACAAGATGACCGATTCGATGAAACGGGCCATCGGTGAGACCGAGCGGCGTCGCGCCAAGCAGATGGCGTACAACGAGGCGCACGGTATTGTGCCGCAGGGTGTGAAAAAGCGCATCAAGGACATCATCGACGGCGTCTACGATCCGCAGGACGCCAAGGCGGAATTGGCCGAAGCCAAAGAGCAGGCGCACTATCAGGACATGTCGGAAAAGCAATTGGCCCGGGAAATCAAGAAACTCGAAAAGCAGATGCAGGAGCACGCCCGGAACCTGGAGTTCGAAAAGGCCGCCAAGGTGCGCGATCAACTGCTGCACATCAAGGCGCTGGTGTTCGGTACCGACGGTGCGAGCGAGGCGGAGCTCGGACCGAAGGCCTGA